The following proteins are co-located in the Armatimonadota bacterium genome:
- a CDS encoding D-alanyl-D-alanine carboxypeptidase family protein: MLSVCSSAIYAESGTITLQLDDGQSQHVADIPAVRSALAAKPTVNAVSAVLMDPQTGIVLYSKNAHLRRPNASTTKIMTAILLIEKCKMDDIITASKKVSKTPFTSIHLKPGEKITVRDLLYGMMIRSANDAAVAAAEHVAGSTSKFAAMMNKKAREIGCKDTHFVTPNGLYAKGHYSSAYDLCLMARYAMRYPVFNDVVNARKYALTSRTINKKDLVVFSRSRFMKDYYGADGIKSGYIKQAGHCYVGSATRNGWRLVSAVLKSDNAGRDTAAMMDYAFANYMPISVTRASDVCGHAPVGGGAQKTVSLHTVSDFRVVVPKTGAKISTKLNIKPIEAPISHGDKLGKLVACVNGHNAGSIDLHAAGNIEISAARRFWGFARTSGLILACLVVGGKYGTAITKNTRRRRRRVTASLRDFNRYR; encoded by the coding sequence ATGTTGTCCGTCTGCTCCTCTGCAATATATGCGGAGAGCGGCACTATCACACTGCAACTGGATGACGGCCAGTCACAGCACGTTGCCGATATTCCGGCGGTAAGGTCCGCTCTTGCGGCTAAGCCGACAGTAAACGCGGTTAGTGCTGTGCTGATGGACCCGCAGACCGGCATTGTCCTCTACTCAAAGAACGCGCATCTGCGCAGGCCCAATGCCAGCACCACAAAGATAATGACGGCCATCCTGCTGATCGAGAAGTGCAAGATGGACGATATCATAACCGCAAGCAAAAAGGTTAGCAAGACCCCGTTTACTTCGATCCATCTGAAGCCCGGCGAGAAGATCACAGTCAGGGACCTGCTCTACGGCATGATGATCCGTTCAGCCAATGATGCGGCTGTCGCGGCAGCCGAGCATGTGGCCGGAAGCACATCCAAATTCGCAGCTATGATGAACAAAAAAGCACGTGAGATCGGCTGCAAGGATACACATTTCGTAACGCCGAACGGCCTGTACGCCAAAGGGCATTACTCATCTGCCTATGACCTCTGCCTGATGGCAAGATATGCCATGAGATATCCTGTATTTAACGATGTAGTGAACGCTCGCAAATACGCCCTCACTTCACGAACGATAAATAAAAAGGACCTTGTCGTCTTCAGCCGAAGCAGGTTTATGAAGGACTACTATGGCGCGGACGGCATCAAGTCAGGTTATATTAAGCAGGCCGGCCACTGCTATGTCGGCAGCGCAACCAGAAACGGCTGGCGGCTGGTCTCGGCAGTGCTAAAGAGCGATAACGCGGGACGTGACACTGCAGCAATGATGGACTACGCCTTTGCCAATTACATGCCAATAAGTGTCACCAGGGCGAGCGATGTATGCGGACATGCGCCGGTCGGCGGGGGGGCACAGAAAACCGTTTCACTTCACACTGTGAGCGATTTTAGAGTAGTCGTTCCCAAGACCGGGGCAAAGATCTCGACTAAACTAAACATAAAACCAATAGAAGCTCCGATCAGCCATGGCGATAAACTCGGCAAGCTGGTTGCCTGTGTAAACGGTCATAACGCCGGAAGCATTGATCTTCATGCAGCCGGCAATATAGAAATCAGCGCAGCGCGCAGGTTCTGGGGCTTTGCCCGGACGAGTGGACTTATCCTTGCGTGTTTGGTGGTGGGTGGAAAATATGGAACAGCGATTACAAAAAATACTCGCCGCCGCAGGCGTAGGGTCACGGCGTCACTGCGAGACTTTAATCGTTACAGGTAG